Part of the Cohnella candidum genome, TCAGGTCCTGACAAAGCTCGCTTTTATTGCGATAGCGGCGATAAAGCGTACCCGGGCCGAGCTGCGCTTCCGCGGCAATCTGATTCATGCTGACCTGCTCGACGCCATACTGCTCGAACAATCGGATGGCGGCGTTCAGGATACGTTGCCGATTTTCCGCGGCATCCCGGCGTTCCGCACGGGAAGGGGGGATCTCTGCCTTGCTCATGATTTCCAGCTTCCTTTCCGTCCATCATTCTCTGCCATTGACAAGCGGAGAATTCTCCGTTTATATAAAGAGGAGAGGTCTCCGCTTCATCCTAACATGCGACAGAGGAGTGTTCAACCTATGACAAGTAAGCTTCCAAACACGGCTCTCCTGGTGATGGACCTGCAGAACGGCATCGTGTCTCGGTTCGCTGACAAGCCGGAGGCGCTGCTTCCGTTCCGGCAAGCGATCGAGGTCGCGCGCAGCCGCGGCATCCAGATCATCTATGTCCGCGTCGCTTTTCGCGAAGGTTATCCGGAAGTCAGCCCGAACAACAAGTTTTTTGGGGCGGTCACTCAACGGCCTCAAGGCATGACGGAATCGGACGAGGCGACGCAAATTCACGACTCGGTGAAGCCGCAACCGGGTGATGTGCTTGTAACGAAGCGCCGCATAAGCGCCTTTGCCGGCAGTGACCTGGAAGTCATTCTCCGCGCTCGCGGGATCAGCAAACTTGTGCTGACCGGCATCTCAACGAGC contains:
- a CDS encoding cysteine hydrolase family protein, with product MTSKLPNTALLVMDLQNGIVSRFADKPEALLPFRQAIEVARSRGIQIIYVRVAFREGYPEVSPNNKFFGAVTQRPQGMTESDEATQIHDSVKPQPGDVLVTKRRISAFAGSDLEVILRARGISKLVLTGISTSGVVLSTLREAADKDFELQVLSDACLDADPEVHNVLMEKVFPRQADVMTAGAWIESLNEA